In Patescibacteria group bacterium, the genomic stretch TTGGCAACACGCAAATCAGTATTAGATGTCAACCCTTTATTCCATGATGATTTACCCTTGTTCCATGAGCTTTTACCCAAATGTGATTCTACCAATTTTTTAACAGTTTGATCATTATTTTTCCACGCTAATTTCATTTGTTCACTTCTTTGTTGTTTATATTCATTACTTCTTTTGACAGCCCAAAATTTATCAGATTTTTTCAATGAATTGCTGATTTTCTTACGATATTCATCCGAATGTTGATAACCCAAAGTACCATTATCGGCCTTTTTTCTTATATTATAACCAAATTTTCTATCGTAAGACTGATAGTGATCCAGCCATAATTGTTCCCAATTGGCTAACAAATTCTTTATTGTTTTATTTAATAATTTCTGCTCGCGATTCCAAATGACATCCAAGATTATGAATTCAAAGCAATCATACCCATATTTATCCCAAGCAAATTGCAAATGGGCATTACGATGATTTTTATGTTTTAAATCATTCTTATGCCGAAGCCACCTTGAATGAATATTATGACTACTACCAACATAAACACGATTGTCATATTTGTTTCTTATGCAATATATTCCGGCAATTTTGGGTTTAATTTTGAAACAACTCCGTTATAACACGGACGAAATTCTCTTTGTCAGCAGGGATTCTAACCGAACCACCGAAATCGTCCTCAATGATGATCCACTTGCCATCGGAGGATAATTTAGCAATCCCGCAACATTTACCTACGGTACAAAATGATACTTCCTTTTTCCATTCCATGTTTTTGTTCATTTTTATTCCTCTCCCAATACCAACATTTTATCTTTTATGTTAAACACAAAAGGCGAATGTATATTCATATTCGCCACTGTATAGGTGAGAGTTCCATTGGCAGTTCCCTTCACAGAATCAAATTTTTCAATTTTAATCGAATTGTCTTTTATCTTGAATTGGGAAAACGCCGCTTTAAATGCTTCATTAACCTGTTCTTCAACAACACCAGTATCTTGCTGTTCATTTAGTGACAAAATTTCACAAAGTGTTTTGCCCCTTTTATTTTCATTCACAACATCAATACTCTTCACGACATCATTTGGAGCATTAGTAATAATTCGTATTGATGTCATTGGACCCTGATTTGGAGCTGGATCTAACGGCCCAGTTCTCTCAATTTTCGGCTCCGCTTCAAAACCAAGATCCTTCAATTTCTGCACAAATTTTGCTGCTAACCTTGCCCCACGACCAGTTCCATCAAATGATATATTCATTAACTTTACTCTTTCCTCAATTCGTCAATCAATTCCTGTGATTCTACCAATAAAACAAATTTGTCTCTCAATTCTTTAACCTCATTAAATTTCTTTATAAATACATTAATTTTTTTATTTGTCTCTTCACCAAAATTCTTACAATATTTACCAATCTCTATTTTATTCTTATTTAATTTTTCATCGACAAAAGAAAAATCGTTCCTATCAATAAATTCTAAAACAACATCCCTCTGTGATTGCGGTAAATTTTTCAAATCTTCTGTAATTGAATCAATCATAGTAATAAAGTGAAAATTTGGTTGCTTACCAATATATTTGCTAGCTGCTACATTACTATCACTATTTAATATTAAATTGACAATATTCTCTTCCAAATGAATACCATCAACTGATTCATTTATGTTCTTATTCCTCGAATTATTGATGAATAATTGAATCGACGCACAAAGTTTATAATTCTCAACCCTATGATCATACATATTGTTATAACCCAATTTTTTAACTTCGCTAATTAATGTAGTTTTCTCTAAATCTAACTTGCCATAATCAATTTTGTTGGTAAATTTCTTGATTTCGGACAAAACTCTTAAGATAATATTTCGATCTTTTCTACAATTTAGCACCGCTTCAAATAATTTATACTCTTCCTGCATTATTGATTTAGAATTAAAATATTTGTTTACTAATCGAGTCATTGGTGCTGGATCTTGGTTGTCGATTATCAATTGTGCAATATGTCTTACCATAAATTCATACAAAAGGTGTGTATTCCGCTTTTTATTATGTTTAATCATAGCACACATCCTTCCACATTAATTATTCCTCAATTTTAAATTCTATTTCATCTTCTTCCATATCATCATGATCAAAATCCAACTCTATTTGTGTACGTTCAGTTATTACGGATCTATTTGGGAATTTTTCAAAAATAGATGAAATTTCGTTAAAAATTTTGCGATTACTATTACTCCAACAGAATTTTTTATCCGGTTTTTTCAATTCGGTTTGATATAGATCTCTGGATTCAGTTTTATATCCACCAATTAATCTACTAAATGTACCTTTTGAATATGGATCGTTAGTTGAATCGTCGTCATCATTAGTTACCAATTTTGTTATATCAACCAAACCGGATTTCGCTCTATTATGCATTCTATCCCTATTCTGACGATAAGTTAATTTTTGATTTCTGTCGCGTTTAGCCTGTGCTTTTTCAAAGGCATCATTCGCTGCCGTTACAACTTCTTCGCCGCCACCGACCTCACCGCCTCCGCCTCCTTCTTCTGGAATTTCTGGAACTTCTACGGCACTACCACCGCCTAATTCTTCCTCGCCCCCACCGCCACCAGTAGTCAGCGATTCTCCACCACCCTCCTCACCGCCAAAACCGCCACCAAATCCTCCTCCGCCACCTCCGCCACCCTCACTTCCAGGGGCTCCACCAGACGCCTCATTTTTAATGAAATCAATCTTACCATCATTATATGCATCACGCATTCTTCCATTTTGAATTCTACCAATATCATCTTCACTAACGTTAAAAAATTCCTTGTATATATACTGTCTATCAAACAAATTTTCGTCATGTAAAGCCGACGCTACTTGAACTCGTCTTTCCATCAATTCCAATTTTTGCATTGCAGCCATATTGGATGGATTTGTTAATCCAAGTTCAAAAGAAAATAAATCTTCTTTGGAAAACCCACCAATTGCAATAAGATGAACCAACGCAATTTTTGTTAATTCATTAACAAAAGATCTTTGAATTCGCTCAATCGTCCTACTGAATCTTATATCCAATGATGCTAATGTGGCTTTATTTGCCAAATCTTCTTCATAAGTTAAATAGGCACGCGGAATTCCCAAAGCAGCTATCAATTTTTTCCTCAAATACTCAACGTCTTCTATATCATTTACGTGCTGCCCGCCGGGAAGTGATTCGATTTTGTTATTTGTTTCTCCACCACGAACTGGTATGAAATAATCTTCAGAAACATCAAGTGGATCAAATCTTTGATCTAATTGACCACCACGAAGAGTAGTAACAACATTTTGTTTTTTTAATTTTTCTTGTGCCTTTCTTACATAGTCATCGATCATTTCTGGCTTCATACCGGAAACATCTAGATAAAAAACCCTTCTTTCCGGTGCCCTCAAAACGCGGTATACCAACATTGCATCTTCCATTAGAACCAATTTTCTCCACAATGGTCTGGCACCCTCTAAATAAGAAGTCCCATATGGAAGATATTTATCTTGTCCAAGGAGTCTAAAATGCGCAACCTGCCAATTTTCTAACGTTAGATTTCTTGTCCTCCAGGTAAAAATTGTTTCTTTAAAATCTTGTGGAGTACCATCAATTCTAATAAAATCGTCAACAGGAATATCTATTACACGTTGAATTCCATGCTGCGGATGGACATCAAGATACATTGGCTTATCACCATATTTACACAGTGCTCTAACCCAATGCCACCCATAAAAATCTATATTAATAATGTCATAAAATAATGTCGATAATATATCACGAACTTTATCATTCGCAGAGTTTATATATAGAAGTTTCCCATCCTCAGATCTCGAAGTGCACTCGTCAGAAACGATATTTAATGCAGTATGAATTTCGCCAACACCCTCCATCTGATTATATTCAACATATCGCGCATTTCTAGTAGATTCACCTTCGGTTCCGTATTTATCAGCAAGACCATACCACTGATATGCATTCATTCCATTATGTGAGCCGCCAAAATCATATGTAAAACTTGAAATATCTTCTTTGCGATCAAACGACGGCTTTATCTCTGTGGAGATCATAGAACCACGTCTAAACATGGCCCATAACTTTTTAAAAACTGGTTGATTAAATTTTGGACCGGCTTCTTTATTACTTGGCATATATTTATATCCCTTTACGTAATTATATACTTACAAAATAAACATGATTTAAATAATTATTATTGATGAGTGATAAAAACGAACGACCACCAATTGACATAATCAAAAAAGAATGGCAAGCCTGCGCAAATGACCCAATATATTTCTTACTCAAATATGGATATATACGAACAGAAGAAAAAGGAATAATAAAGTTCGATTTATTTGATTACCAAAAAGAAATCGTCAATTATCTCCGAAATGATTCATTGAAACACATTGCTGTAGTAAAAAGCAGGCAACTTGGATTGTCAACAATTGTCGCTGGATTTGTTGCTTGGGTTGTAATATTCAGAAAAGATAGACATATTTTCAACATGGCAACGAAACTAGAAATAGCACAAGTAATTCTCGACATGGTGAGAACATTCATTGAAGAATGCCCAAAATGGTTAAATTTCTGGACAATCAAGAAAAACAATACAAGAACCATTGAATTATCAAACGGATCATGGGTTAGAGCAATGCCAACATCACGTGATGTCGGTCGCGCCCAGGCAGCTTCACTATTCGTAATTGACGAAGCTGGCCTTATTGACAAATTAGACGAACTATGGGCAGCCATAGCACCTTCAGTAGCAACAGGTGGTCGAGTTATTGCCCTCTCCACGCCGAGAGGTGCCGCCAATAAGTTTGCGGACATTATACAAGGTGGATCTAGATTAGATGAAAATGGGGAATTGATACAGGGATCCAATGAATTTCTTGTCTTTGAATATCCATGGTGGCGTAGATACGACCAAGCATGGTTCGACAAAATGAAGATCGGGAAGAGTCCAAAAGAAATAGCTCAGGAATTCGAGTGTAAATTTGTTGAATCGGGCGACACATTCATTGATCCATCAATACTACAAAAAGCACAATTAACATTTAGTGATCCGATAGAAAAAAGATATGAGGACAAAATGTGGATTTGGAAACATCCACAACCAGGAAAACAATTCATTTTGTGTTCAGACGTGAGTAGAGGGGACTCATCAGATCATTCAACATTTCATATTATCGATGTAGAAGATTTAGATGTAGTTGCGGAATATAAACACAAAATAAAACCGGACCAATTCGCTAGGATATTGTGTGATGTTGGTAGATCATATAATAATGCCCTTGTTGTGCCAGAGAGAAATGCCTATGGATCTGCTGTTATAC encodes the following:
- a CDS encoding GIY-YIG nuclease family protein → MKPKIAGIYCIRNKYDNRVYVGSSHNIHSRWLRHKNDLKHKNHRNAHLQFAWDKYGYDCFEFIILDVIWNREQKLLNKTIKNLLANWEQLWLDHYQSYDRKFGYNIRKKADNGTLGYQHSDEYRKKISNSLKKSDKFWAVKRSNEYKQQRSEQMKLAWKNNDQTVKKLVESHLGKSSWNKGKSSWNKGLTSNTDLRVAKNEIMAQKVLKLKRDKIIKKEVENDQNL
- a CDS encoding portal protein → MPSNKEAGPKFNQPVFKKLWAMFRRGSMISTEIKPSFDRKEDISSFTYDFGGSHNGMNAYQWYGLADKYGTEGESTRNARYVEYNQMEGVGEIHTALNIVSDECTSRSEDGKLLYINSANDKVRDILSTLFYDIINIDFYGWHWVRALCKYGDKPMYLDVHPQHGIQRVIDIPVDDFIRIDGTPQDFKETIFTWRTRNLTLENWQVAHFRLLGQDKYLPYGTSYLEGARPLWRKLVLMEDAMLVYRVLRAPERRVFYLDVSGMKPEMIDDYVRKAQEKLKKQNVVTTLRGGQLDQRFDPLDVSEDYFIPVRGGETNNKIESLPGGQHVNDIEDVEYLRKKLIAALGIPRAYLTYEEDLANKATLASLDIRFSRTIERIQRSFVNELTKIALVHLIAIGGFSKEDLFSFELGLTNPSNMAAMQKLELMERRVQVASALHDENLFDRQYIYKEFFNVSEDDIGRIQNGRMRDAYNDGKIDFIKNEASGGAPGSEGGGGGGGGFGGGFGGEEGGGESLTTGGGGGEEELGGGSAVEVPEIPEEGGGGGEVGGGEEVVTAANDAFEKAQAKRDRNQKLTYRQNRDRMHNRAKSGLVDITKLVTNDDDDSTNDPYSKGTFSRLIGGYKTESRDLYQTELKKPDKKFCWSNSNRKIFNEISSIFEKFPNRSVITERTQIELDFDHDDMEEDEIEFKIEE
- a CDS encoding terminase family protein encodes the protein MSDKNERPPIDIIKKEWQACANDPIYFLLKYGYIRTEEKGIIKFDLFDYQKEIVNYLRNDSLKHIAVVKSRQLGLSTIVAGFVAWVVIFRKDRHIFNMATKLEIAQVILDMVRTFIEECPKWLNFWTIKKNNTRTIELSNGSWVRAMPTSRDVGRAQAASLFVIDEAGLIDKLDELWAAIAPSVATGGRVIALSTPRGAANKFADIIQGGSRLDENGELIQGSNEFLVFEYPWWRRYDQAWFDKMKIGKSPKEIAQEFECKFVESGDTFIDPSILQKAQLTFSDPIEKRYEDKMWIWKHPQPGKQFILCSDVSRGDSSDHSTFHIIDVEDLDVVAEYKHKIKPDQFARILCDVGRSYNNALVVPERNAYGSAVIQEMLKMEYDNMYFVYNGVFISKWDLPGFPKAQAGHATSSTTRPIMMQKLEEYLRLSKIKIHSRRLYSEFTTFSWKGDKPCAPRNKSDDLILALAIGIYVYEQIYGNGFKLANNTATAEPFGFMRSGEKFSEVMAPSNAINMQNELESFMNVMMIRRK